Proteins encoded in a region of the Fibrobacter sp. genome:
- the trpB gene encoding tryptophan synthase subunit beta, whose translation MAKSLVESDNGFFDKFGGKYVAEIIRRPLDDLEEAFNKYIKDPEFLEELRIIQRDYIGRETPLYYAPTATELLGGAQIYIKLEGLANTGAHKINNAIGQCLLAKKMGKTRIIAETGAGQHGLATAAACAKLGLECIVYMGEVDVRRQQPNVATMELYGAKVVPVTSGSRTLKDAVNEAMRDWATNFATTHYVLGSALGPAPFPDIVRTFQSIIGEEVKRQAAERNIDIAAIVACVGGGSNSIGVFTPFIENPNVRLIGAEAGGVGPKLGENAARMVGNAAKVGIVQGYKSKFLVDDDGQSQPTRSISAGLDYMGIGPQLAALGECGRVEFTSILDKEALEAVNFFAKNEGILFALESSHAGAAAMKIAKEFPKDKAIIINMSGRGDKDIFITSPVFRPEKWKEFLAAELKRLNNNEDIHDAEIMNK comes from the coding sequence ATGGCAAAATCTCTGGTAGAATCAGATAACGGCTTTTTCGACAAGTTCGGCGGCAAGTATGTAGCCGAAATCATCCGTCGCCCTCTGGACGATCTTGAAGAAGCCTTCAACAAGTACATCAAGGATCCGGAATTCCTGGAAGAATTGCGCATTATCCAGCGCGACTACATCGGCCGCGAAACTCCGCTGTACTATGCCCCTACCGCAACAGAACTTCTGGGCGGCGCACAGATCTACATCAAGCTGGAAGGTCTTGCAAACACAGGCGCCCACAAGATTAACAACGCCATCGGTCAGTGCCTCTTGGCAAAGAAGATGGGCAAAACCCGCATTATCGCAGAAACCGGCGCTGGTCAGCACGGTCTCGCCACGGCAGCGGCTTGCGCAAAACTTGGTCTTGAATGCATCGTTTACATGGGCGAAGTGGACGTTCGTCGTCAGCAGCCCAACGTTGCCACCATGGAACTTTACGGCGCCAAGGTGGTGCCTGTGACCAGCGGCAGCCGCACCTTGAAGGATGCGGTGAACGAAGCCATGCGCGACTGGGCAACCAACTTTGCCACCACCCACTACGTTCTGGGTTCCGCTCTCGGCCCCGCACCGTTCCCCGATATCGTCCGTACTTTCCAGAGCATCATCGGTGAAGAAGTAAAGCGCCAGGCTGCAGAACGCAACATCGACATTGCAGCCATCGTAGCTTGCGTAGGCGGCGGTTCCAACTCCATCGGCGTGTTCACTCCGTTTATCGAAAATCCGAACGTTCGTCTTATCGGCGCAGAAGCCGGTGGCGTAGGCCCGAAGCTGGGCGAAAACGCAGCCCGCATGGTGGGCAATGCCGCCAAGGTGGGCATCGTTCAGGGCTACAAGAGCAAGTTCCTGGTAGATGACGATGGTCAGTCCCAGCCCACCCGCTCCATTTCCGCAGGTCTCGACTACATGGGCATTGGCCCGCAGCTTGCAGCCCTCGGCGAATGTGGCCGCGTGGAATTCACCAGCATCCTGGACAAGGAAGCTTTGGAAGCCGTGAACTTCTTCGCCAAGAACGAAGGCATCCTCTTCGCTCTTGAAAGTTCCCACGCCGGTGCCGCCGCCATGAAGATAGCCAAGGAATTCCCCAAGGACAAGGCCATCATCATCAACATGAGTGGCCGCGGCGACAAGGACATCTTCATTACCAGTCCCGTGTTCCGCCCCGAAAAGTGGAAGGAATTCCTGGCCGCAGAACTGAAGCGTCTGAACAACAATGAAGACATCCACGACGCAGAGATTATGAATAAATAA
- the trpA gene encoding tryptophan synthase subunit alpha has translation MNAPIRLMSHLIAGFPDGETSVAIADALVKGGASILEIQLAFSDPSADGPAIQTASTVALEKGYSTKQGLEIVKKIHDMHPDTPIYIMTYGSLAFTPGVENFVKMCKDAGVSACIIPDLPFDNDEGLTAACAKYGLENIPVAAPSMTQKRLEEMASKGFKYIYAALRAGTTGSQTVIDQATLDFLDTVGKGGAKVLGGFGIRTGEQSKVLCKHVHAVVAGSVFVNIMLKDPKDTAGVEAKARELSGL, from the coding sequence ATGAACGCACCTATCCGTTTAATGTCCCATTTGATTGCCGGTTTCCCTGATGGCGAAACTTCCGTGGCAATTGCAGACGCTCTCGTAAAGGGCGGCGCATCCATTCTCGAAATCCAGTTGGCCTTCAGCGACCCCAGCGCCGACGGTCCTGCAATCCAGACGGCTTCTACCGTCGCTTTGGAAAAGGGCTACTCCACCAAGCAGGGTCTTGAAATCGTGAAGAAGATTCACGACATGCACCCGGATACCCCCATCTACATCATGACCTACGGCTCCCTGGCATTTACTCCGGGCGTAGAAAACTTCGTGAAGATGTGCAAGGACGCAGGCGTCAGCGCTTGCATTATTCCGGACCTCCCCTTCGATAACGACGAAGGCCTTACCGCCGCTTGCGCAAAGTACGGTCTCGAAAACATTCCGGTGGCAGCTCCCAGCATGACCCAGAAGCGTCTCGAAGAAATGGCCTCCAAGGGATTCAAGTACATCTACGCAGCTCTGCGCGCAGGTACTACCGGTTCCCAGACGGTCATCGACCAGGCAACTCTCGACTTCCTGGACACCGTGGGCAAGGGCGGCGCCAAGGTTCTTGGCGGTTTCGGTATTCGTACCGGCGAACAGTCTAAGGTTCTCTGCAAGCATGTGCATGCAGTGGTGGCAGGTTCCGTATTCGTGAACATCATGCTGAAGGACCCGAAGGACACCGCAGGCGTGGAAGCCAAGGCCCGCGAACTTTCTGGCCTGTAA
- a CDS encoding acetolactate synthase large subunit, translating to MNTAEVLIKSLESEGVKYIFGIPGEETLELMEAIKRSSIRFITVRHEQGAAFMADVYGRLTGKAGVCLSTLGPGATNLVTGVADANSDGAPLIAITGQVGTERMHLTSHQYLDLVNMFTPITKRSKQVVRPDTVNEIVRIAFKYAEMEKPGACLIDLPCNIAAMEVSGEVAQTPLKHHRENVVYASDDAIEAAAAAIREAKRPVILVGHSAVRNNASEALTSFASSAKIPVVSTMMAKGVIPCDNRYSMWCIGIPQKDYQNYIMDEADLVIAVGYDVVEYAPAKWNPKGEKRIIHIDETPNHINKFYQPEEEVIGNISASLEKLSKLCPSTKDPEWALYIREKMAADHARYDLDKSFPPKPQKVLHDIRLVMGEDDILLSDVGAHKMWIARQYHCYHPNTCIISNGFATMGIAVPGAIAAKLLNPEKKVLAVTGDGGFMMNSQELETAYREKIPFVTLVFTDGNYGLIKWKQEERYGDSYAISFTNPDFVKYAESMHLKGYRIERTEDLLPTLREAFEQDVPCIIECPVDYSANMELSERLKNLKV from the coding sequence ATGAATACCGCAGAAGTTTTGATCAAGTCCCTGGAAAGCGAGGGCGTCAAGTATATTTTTGGAATTCCCGGCGAAGAAACCCTGGAATTGATGGAGGCCATCAAGCGCTCCTCCATTCGTTTTATTACGGTCCGTCACGAACAGGGAGCTGCCTTTATGGCGGATGTCTATGGCCGTTTGACAGGTAAGGCGGGCGTTTGCCTTTCTACCCTGGGCCCCGGGGCAACAAACTTGGTGACCGGTGTGGCCGATGCCAATTCCGACGGTGCGCCCCTCATTGCCATTACGGGCCAGGTGGGTACCGAACGCATGCACTTGACCAGCCATCAGTACCTGGATCTGGTGAATATGTTTACGCCCATTACCAAGCGCAGCAAGCAGGTGGTCCGCCCGGATACGGTGAATGAAATTGTCCGAATCGCTTTCAAGTACGCCGAGATGGAAAAGCCCGGTGCCTGCCTCATCGACTTGCCTTGCAATATTGCCGCCATGGAAGTTTCTGGTGAAGTGGCTCAGACGCCGCTGAAGCATCACCGCGAAAATGTGGTGTACGCCAGTGACGACGCCATCGAGGCTGCCGCTGCCGCCATTCGCGAGGCCAAGCGCCCTGTAATTTTGGTGGGTCATTCCGCCGTACGTAACAATGCGTCGGAAGCTCTAACGTCTTTTGCTTCTTCCGCAAAGATTCCCGTGGTCAGCACTATGATGGCCAAGGGCGTCATCCCCTGCGACAATCGCTATTCCATGTGGTGCATCGGTATTCCGCAGAAGGATTACCAGAACTACATCATGGACGAGGCGGACCTTGTTATTGCCGTAGGGTATGACGTTGTGGAATACGCTCCCGCCAAGTGGAACCCCAAGGGCGAAAAGAGAATTATTCACATTGATGAAACTCCCAACCACATCAATAAATTCTACCAGCCCGAAGAAGAAGTCATTGGAAACATTTCCGCATCTCTGGAAAAGTTGAGCAAGCTTTGCCCCAGCACCAAGGATCCGGAATGGGCTCTGTACATCCGCGAGAAGATGGCCGCAGATCATGCCCGCTATGACTTGGATAAGAGCTTCCCGCCCAAGCCCCAGAAGGTGCTTCACGATATCCGCCTGGTTATGGGCGAAGACGACATTCTCCTTTCGGACGTGGGTGCGCACAAGATGTGGATCGCCCGACAGTACCACTGCTACCACCCTAACACCTGCATTATTTCCAACGGCTTTGCCACTATGGGAATTGCGGTGCCGGGAGCCATTGCGGCGAAACTGCTGAACCCCGAAAAGAAGGTCCTTGCAGTTACCGGTGATGGCGGCTTTATGATGAATAGCCAGGAACTGGAAACAGCTTACCGCGAAAAGATTCCTTTCGTAACGCTAGTGTTTACCGATGGAAATTACGGTCTCATCAAGTGGAAGCAGGAAGAACGCTACGGCGACAGCTACGCCATCAGCTTTACCAATCCGGATTTCGTGAAGTATGCAGAATCCATGCACCTGAAGGGCTACCGCATCGAACGTACCGAAGATTTGCTGCCCACTTTGCGAGAGGCTTTCGAGCAGGATGTGCCCTGCATCATCGAGTGCCCGGTGGATTACTCCGCCAACATGGAACTGTCTGAACGACTGAAAAACTTAAAAGTGTAG
- the urtA gene encoding urea ABC transporter substrate-binding protein: protein MNIARKFLSTIAASTVVLGAFGLMGCNEEKAAESATVKVGLLHSLTGPMAISEKSVRDAEVLAIEQINKAGGVLGKQIVFVEEDGASEPSTFATKAEKLIDIEKVATVFGCWTSSSRKAVKPIFEEYKSLLWYPVQYEGMEMSPNIVYTGAAPNQQIVPAIEYLISKGYKKLFLLGSDYVFPRTANMIINAQAKAAGISVVGEEYADMDQTDFAAIIAKIEAAKPDVIVNTLNGTGNVSFFKQMSEKNYSSKEYMTMSFSIAEEEVATIGPAILKGHLVSWNYYQTTSTPENTAFVAAYKEKFGANRVTSDPAEAAYDAVYLWAEAVKAAKSFEVDAVLAAIKSGSISYKAPEGVVAIDGKSQHLAKPVRVGEVSEDGLIKEVYATAAPVAPDPYLTTYDWAVKAGLQPLN from the coding sequence ATGAATATCGCACGCAAGTTTCTATCCACCATTGCAGCTAGCACTGTAGTCCTGGGCGCATTTGGCCTCATGGGTTGCAACGAAGAAAAGGCTGCAGAATCCGCAACCGTAAAGGTGGGCTTGCTTCACTCTCTGACCGGCCCTATGGCCATCAGCGAAAAGTCCGTCCGTGACGCCGAAGTTTTGGCAATCGAACAAATCAACAAGGCCGGCGGCGTTCTCGGAAAGCAGATTGTTTTTGTTGAAGAAGACGGTGCTTCCGAACCATCTACTTTTGCAACCAAGGCAGAAAAGTTGATCGACATCGAAAAGGTCGCTACCGTTTTCGGCTGCTGGACCTCATCTTCTCGCAAGGCTGTAAAGCCCATCTTCGAAGAATACAAGTCCCTGCTCTGGTACCCGGTACAGTACGAAGGTATGGAAATGTCTCCGAACATTGTCTACACCGGTGCCGCTCCTAACCAGCAGATCGTTCCGGCTATTGAATACTTGATTTCCAAGGGATACAAGAAGTTGTTCCTGCTGGGTTCCGACTATGTGTTCCCCCGCACCGCCAACATGATCATCAACGCACAGGCTAAGGCTGCAGGCATTTCCGTGGTCGGCGAAGAATACGCAGACATGGATCAGACAGACTTCGCAGCAATCATCGCAAAGATCGAAGCCGCAAAGCCCGATGTTATCGTGAACACCTTGAACGGTACCGGCAACGTTTCCTTCTTCAAGCAGATGTCCGAAAAGAACTACTCCAGCAAGGAATACATGACCATGTCCTTCTCCATTGCTGAAGAAGAAGTGGCAACCATTGGCCCCGCCATCTTGAAGGGTCATCTGGTTTCCTGGAACTACTACCAGACCACCTCCACTCCTGAAAACACTGCATTCGTCGCTGCTTACAAGGAAAAGTTTGGCGCTAACCGCGTAACATCCGACCCGGCAGAAGCCGCTTACGACGCAGTTTATCTGTGGGCAGAAGCTGTGAAGGCAGCAAAGAGCTTTGAAGTGGATGCAGTTCTTGCAGCAATCAAGTCCGGTTCCATTTCTTACAAGGCTCCGGAAGGCGTTGTGGCTATCGACGGCAAGAGCCAGCACCTTGCAAAGCCTGTCCGCGTGGGTGAAGTTTCCGAAGATGGTCTCATCAAGGAAGTTTACGCCACCGCAGCTCCTGTTGCACCGGATCCCTACCTGACTACCTACGATTGGGCAGTGAAGGCAGGACTCCAGCCGCTGAACTAA
- the urtB gene encoding urea ABC transporter permease subunit UrtB — translation MEQTINILFNGLSLSSIILLTSLGLAITFGVMRVINMAHGEFVMIGAYMTFVVQQLFAKFLPESIGGLYYFVAIIAAFGVAFGLGSLLEKFVISRLYGREIDSLLATWGISLILQQGARSIFGSQGVNVTAPSFLSGGITLGECTFSYNRIFIILLVALCMGAVWLVMYKSNFGRQMRAVMQNRPMAQCMGINSRKVDNLTFAMGSGFAGIAGCSVALLGSIDSTVGQSYIVNSFMAVVLGGVGNLIGTVIGSGIIGISSIFTENYTSSTIAKAVVLLIVIVFLQKRPQGLFVIKSRNLD, via the coding sequence TTGGAACAGACCATCAACATCCTTTTTAACGGCTTAAGCCTCAGCTCCATTATCTTGCTGACATCGCTTGGCCTAGCCATTACCTTTGGCGTCATGCGCGTAATCAATATGGCCCATGGTGAATTCGTCATGATCGGCGCTTACATGACTTTTGTGGTCCAGCAGCTTTTCGCCAAGTTCCTGCCAGAATCTATTGGCGGGCTCTATTACTTCGTAGCCATCATCGCCGCATTTGGCGTCGCATTCGGGCTAGGAAGTCTTCTTGAAAAATTCGTGATTTCAAGGCTGTACGGTCGTGAAATCGACAGCCTTTTAGCCACATGGGGCATCAGCTTGATTTTACAGCAAGGTGCACGCTCCATTTTCGGATCCCAGGGCGTGAACGTTACGGCACCTTCCTTTTTAAGTGGCGGTATCACTCTTGGAGAATGCACTTTCTCCTATAACAGAATTTTCATCATCTTGCTGGTAGCTCTTTGCATGGGCGCCGTTTGGCTTGTGATGTACAAGTCCAATTTCGGTCGCCAGATGCGAGCCGTCATGCAGAACCGTCCCATGGCACAGTGCATGGGCATCAACTCCCGCAAGGTGGACAACTTGACTTTCGCAATGGGCTCTGGATTTGCAGGTATCGCAGGATGCTCCGTAGCACTTCTCGGCTCCATTGACTCTACTGTCGGACAAAGCTATATCGTCAACTCCTTCATGGCAGTCGTACTTGGAGGCGTCGGAAACCTGATTGGAACAGTCATCGGCTCCGGCATCATCGGCATCAGCTCCATCTTTACCGAAAACTACACTTCCTCCACCATCGCCAAGGCCGTGGTATTGCTGATTGTCATCGTATTCCTGCAAAAGAGACCTCAGGGACTGTTCGTTATCAAGAGCAGAAATTTGGATTAA
- the urtC gene encoding urea ABC transporter permease subunit UrtC → MKALRLFERHGSNITFGIIVFILAMMPVLLMMGVVSGGSTILFLGKCISFAIVAIGIDLIWGYTGILSLGHGLYFALGGYAMAMYLKMQATGGHLTDFMHIGGLTEMPLIWVPFTLSPGSLLLVIIAPAVVAWIVGYFIFKNRVKGVYFSIISQALTWAACSLFIAMSPYTNGNVGITEIKSIFGSIKGSANQGNMFLLFYVSLIALIAVYALSKFLVERKFGKVLIAIRDGENRTYFSGYPVSRYKTFIYVLSAIFAGIAGAIFVNFNGCITPSQMTITYSIGMVIWVAIGGRGTIIGAVIGAFFINICEYNLSSGSTVEIWQYIIGVLFCVTILFFKGGIVGLVRDKVPSLFKKV, encoded by the coding sequence ATGAAAGCATTAAGACTTTTCGAAAGACACGGATCCAACATCACTTTTGGAATTATCGTTTTTATTCTCGCCATGATGCCCGTCCTTTTGATGATGGGCGTCGTTAGCGGCGGTTCCACTATTTTGTTCCTAGGCAAGTGCATTAGCTTTGCTATTGTGGCCATCGGCATCGACTTGATCTGGGGCTACACAGGAATCTTGAGCCTTGGACACGGATTGTATTTTGCCCTAGGCGGATACGCCATGGCCATGTACCTGAAAATGCAAGCAACAGGCGGTCATTTGACCGATTTCATGCACATCGGTGGCCTTACCGAGATGCCTCTGATTTGGGTTCCTTTTACACTTTCTCCGGGAAGTCTGCTACTGGTGATTATCGCACCTGCCGTAGTTGCCTGGATTGTAGGGTACTTTATTTTCAAGAATCGCGTAAAGGGCGTGTACTTCTCCATTATTTCTCAGGCTCTTACTTGGGCAGCATGCTCCCTGTTCATCGCCATGTCTCCCTATACCAACGGAAACGTAGGCATTACAGAGATCAAGTCTATCTTTGGAAGCATCAAGGGCAGCGCCAATCAGGGAAACATGTTCCTTCTATTCTATGTGTCCCTCATCGCCTTGATCGCTGTTTACGCACTTTCCAAATTCCTTGTAGAACGTAAGTTCGGTAAAGTGTTGATAGCCATTCGCGATGGCGAAAATAGGACTTATTTCTCCGGATATCCTGTAAGCCGCTACAAGACTTTCATCTACGTTCTCTCCGCTATTTTCGCAGGCATTGCAGGCGCAATCTTTGTCAATTTCAACGGTTGCATCACACCTTCCCAAATGACAATCACCTACTCCATCGGCATGGTGATCTGGGTGGCCATCGGTGGCCGCGGCACCATTATCGGCGCTGTCATCGGAGCCTTTTTCATTAACATCTGCGAATACAATTTGAGTTCCGGAAGCACTGTAGAAATTTGGCAGTACATCATCGGCGTCCTTTTCTGCGTTACCATCCTGTTCTTCAAGGGCGGCATCGTAGGCTTAGTTCGCGACAAGGTTCCTTCTCTGTTCAAAAAGGTCTAA